A single Cannabis sativa cultivar Pink pepper isolate KNU-18-1 chromosome 7, ASM2916894v1, whole genome shotgun sequence DNA region contains:
- the LOC115698287 gene encoding protein TRM32 isoform X2, with amino-acid sequence MGKNLRQKGSIISLRSNENEGGHAWGLLHIIKYHHWRRVKKKLTQKNPSLVENHEEMPSSNPNKQEQDDGHMYKPSVEERSRDSSPKKNNSVKSRIKSFLAEEITHKKGRHHRSSSCPVRQLTRTDSIHHSQLPYLEPLIKTLELDHEQNIEIHSASNEQNPMAMNSDSSQECSVRVVEDEPQHDHFDESPKLLQGELENTTAFMLKQKSTNERKCSVDALASHPKECLDALDIISVNKELVMKILQDPGSPLAHHFSSQQALSAKQGLDKCKTFPSSGSLGYRGLEPSRLKHMKKASPASAKQQKNNGDTHAVVKHFKTLKQKIKHVIREGRKERHIISMDAIIHKIPHGHNMEEEIDNKLNSSANYEECKDIDGTAFETDLSSSSLKKNKARLRHQMRRASSLTESLDRYCQLYETSFNREAKHQNTEGLKIKIKEEGSPNSVPKYLARIYSLPDLNSFLDPEESPEALSSSKGQANNVMDQNVSTSSYDEPKDLGVAVGIAGQLHMNDDHTTKSIISKSSVETGAVNFVTDDELGLTSISNSEADTQLCSHIHDYGSLTVEESENEAILADELVKLVKDKELDMATPQVSGTEKAQETLDKQIMEEISHLKVNSKDKAEFSYVRDVLELSGFSSNAFLGTWHSDDQPVDPSVYEEVEGCLEVDPNTCANEDFESDHMLLFDIINEVLIEIYARSYSYCPFPLSCVSLMSPMPAGPHVLREVWSLISWYLSFKPEVGQSLDYVVGRDLAKSHGWMNLQFDSECVGLELEDLIFEDLLEEAILGFDIVSP; translated from the exons ATGGGGAAGAACTTGAGACAAAAAGGTTCAATCATATCTTTAAGATCGAATGAGAATGAAGGAGGACATGCATGGGGTTTACTTCACATCATCAAATATCATCACTGGCGTCGTGTTAAGAAAAAGCTCACTCAAAAAAACCCATCTCTTGTTG AAAATCATGAAGAGATGCCAAGTTCTAATCCTAACAAGCAAGAACAAGATGATGGGCATATGTATAAGCCTAGT GTTGAAGAAAGAAGTAGAGATTCCTCTCCAAAAAAGAACAATTCTGTCAAATCCCGAATAAAGTCATTTCTTGCTGAAGAGATAACTCATAAAAAGGGCAGGCATCATAGGAGTTCATCCTGTCCTGTAAGACAATTGACAAGAACAGATTCCATCCATCATTCACAACTTCCTTATTTGGAACCTCTTATTAAAACATTAGAGTTAGATCATGAGCAAAACATCGAAATCCATTCCGCGTCCAATGAGCAAAATCCAATGGCAATGAATAGTGATTCTAGTCAAGAATGTAGTGTCAGGGTTGTTGAGGATGAACCACAACATGACCACTTTGATGAGAGTCCAAAACTTCTCCAAGGAGAGTTGGAGAATACCACAGCATTTATGTTGAAACAGAAGTCtacaaatgaaagaaaatgCAGTGTGGATGCTTTGGCTAGTCATCCCAAAGAGTGTTTAGATGCCTTGGATATAATCAGTGTAAACAAGGAGTTGGTGatgaaaattttgcaggatCCAGGGTCTCCTTTGGCTCACCATTTTAGCAGTCAACAAGCACTGAGTGCAAAACAAGGACTAGACAAGTGTAAGACATTCCCTTCATCTGGTTCATTAGGTTATAGAGGTTTAGAACCTAGCAGACTCAAACATATGAAGAAGGCTTCTCCAGCTTCTGCTAAGCAACAAAAGAACAATGGCGATACTCATGCTGTTGTTAAGCATTTCAAGACTCTTAAACAGAAGATTAAACATGTAATCAGagaaggaagaaaagagaggcaTATAATTAGTATGGACGCCATCATCCATAAGATTCCACATGGACATAATATGGAGGAGGAGATTGATAATAAACTTAATAGTTCGGCAAATTATGAAGAATGTAAAGACATTGATGGTACTGCTTTTGAAACTGATTTGTCAAGTTCTTCCCTTAAGAAAAATAAAGCAAGGCTGCGCCACCAAATGAGAAGAGCCTCATCTCTCACTGAATCGTTGGATCGGTATTGCCAGTTGTATGAGACTAGCTTCAACCGGGAAGCTAAACATCAAAACACTGAAGGattgaaaatcaaaataaaagaagaaggtTCCCCTAATAGTGTCCCAAAGTACTTGGCAAGGATTTACTCCTTACCTGACCTTAACTCTTTTCTTGATCCAGAGGAATCTCCTGAAGCTTTGTCCTCCTCAAAAGGGCAAGCCAACAATGTCATGGATCAGAATGTTAGCACAAGTAGTTATGATGAACCAAAAGATCTTGGTGTTGCAGTAGGCATTGCAGGTCAATTGCACATGAATGATGATCATACAACCAAGAGCATTATTTCTAAATCTTCGGTTGAGACTGGTGCAGTAAATTTTGTTACAGATGATGAGTTGGGTTTAACATCAATATCAAATAGTGAAGCTGATACTCAGTTGTGTTCTCATATACATGATTATGGAAGCTTGACAGTAGAAG aaTCAGAGAACGAAGCAATACTTGCTGATGAACTAGTTAAGTTGGTAAAGGACAAGGAGCTTGACATGGCTACACCCCAAGTGTCTGGAACTGAAAAGGCTCAAGAAACACTTGACAAACAAATAATGGAAGAAATTTCCCATCTTAAAGTGAATTCAAAAGACAAAGCTGAGTTCAGTTATGTGAGAGATGTACTTGAACTGTCTGGGTTCAGTAGCAATGCATTCCTTGGAACTTGGCACTCTGATGATCAACCAGTTGATCCCTCAGTATATGAAGAAGTAGAGGGTTGCTTAGAGGTTGATCCTAACACTTGTGCAAATGAAGATTTTGAAAGTGATCACATGCTGTTATTTGATATAATAAATGAGGTTTTGATTGAGATATATGCAAGGTCATACAGTTACTGTCCATTTCCACTCTCTTGTGTTTCACTCATGAGTCCAATGCCAGCAGGGCCACATGTTCTGAGAGAAGTGTGGTCCCTTATAAGTTGgtacttgagcttcaaaccagAGGTTGGCCAATCACTAGATTATGTTGTGGGGCGTGATTTAGCTAAAAGTCATGGGTGGATGAACCTTCAATTTGACAGTGAGTGTGTTGGTCTTGAGCTAGAAGACTTAATTTTTGAAGATCTCCTAGAGGAAGCCATATTGGGGTTTGACATAGTTAGTCCATGA
- the LOC115698287 gene encoding protein TRM32 isoform X1 yields the protein MQYFGKKEMGKNLRQKGSIISLRSNENEGGHAWGLLHIIKYHHWRRVKKKLTQKNPSLVENHEEMPSSNPNKQEQDDGHMYKPSVEERSRDSSPKKNNSVKSRIKSFLAEEITHKKGRHHRSSSCPVRQLTRTDSIHHSQLPYLEPLIKTLELDHEQNIEIHSASNEQNPMAMNSDSSQECSVRVVEDEPQHDHFDESPKLLQGELENTTAFMLKQKSTNERKCSVDALASHPKECLDALDIISVNKELVMKILQDPGSPLAHHFSSQQALSAKQGLDKCKTFPSSGSLGYRGLEPSRLKHMKKASPASAKQQKNNGDTHAVVKHFKTLKQKIKHVIREGRKERHIISMDAIIHKIPHGHNMEEEIDNKLNSSANYEECKDIDGTAFETDLSSSSLKKNKARLRHQMRRASSLTESLDRYCQLYETSFNREAKHQNTEGLKIKIKEEGSPNSVPKYLARIYSLPDLNSFLDPEESPEALSSSKGQANNVMDQNVSTSSYDEPKDLGVAVGIAGQLHMNDDHTTKSIISKSSVETGAVNFVTDDELGLTSISNSEADTQLCSHIHDYGSLTVEESENEAILADELVKLVKDKELDMATPQVSGTEKAQETLDKQIMEEISHLKVNSKDKAEFSYVRDVLELSGFSSNAFLGTWHSDDQPVDPSVYEEVEGCLEVDPNTCANEDFESDHMLLFDIINEVLIEIYARSYSYCPFPLSCVSLMSPMPAGPHVLREVWSLISWYLSFKPEVGQSLDYVVGRDLAKSHGWMNLQFDSECVGLELEDLIFEDLLEEAILGFDIVSP from the exons ATGCAGTATTTTGGTAAAAAAGAAATGGGGAAGAACTTGAGACAAAAAGGTTCAATCATATCTTTAAGATCGAATGAGAATGAAGGAGGACATGCATGGGGTTTACTTCACATCATCAAATATCATCACTGGCGTCGTGTTAAGAAAAAGCTCACTCAAAAAAACCCATCTCTTGTTG AAAATCATGAAGAGATGCCAAGTTCTAATCCTAACAAGCAAGAACAAGATGATGGGCATATGTATAAGCCTAGT GTTGAAGAAAGAAGTAGAGATTCCTCTCCAAAAAAGAACAATTCTGTCAAATCCCGAATAAAGTCATTTCTTGCTGAAGAGATAACTCATAAAAAGGGCAGGCATCATAGGAGTTCATCCTGTCCTGTAAGACAATTGACAAGAACAGATTCCATCCATCATTCACAACTTCCTTATTTGGAACCTCTTATTAAAACATTAGAGTTAGATCATGAGCAAAACATCGAAATCCATTCCGCGTCCAATGAGCAAAATCCAATGGCAATGAATAGTGATTCTAGTCAAGAATGTAGTGTCAGGGTTGTTGAGGATGAACCACAACATGACCACTTTGATGAGAGTCCAAAACTTCTCCAAGGAGAGTTGGAGAATACCACAGCATTTATGTTGAAACAGAAGTCtacaaatgaaagaaaatgCAGTGTGGATGCTTTGGCTAGTCATCCCAAAGAGTGTTTAGATGCCTTGGATATAATCAGTGTAAACAAGGAGTTGGTGatgaaaattttgcaggatCCAGGGTCTCCTTTGGCTCACCATTTTAGCAGTCAACAAGCACTGAGTGCAAAACAAGGACTAGACAAGTGTAAGACATTCCCTTCATCTGGTTCATTAGGTTATAGAGGTTTAGAACCTAGCAGACTCAAACATATGAAGAAGGCTTCTCCAGCTTCTGCTAAGCAACAAAAGAACAATGGCGATACTCATGCTGTTGTTAAGCATTTCAAGACTCTTAAACAGAAGATTAAACATGTAATCAGagaaggaagaaaagagaggcaTATAATTAGTATGGACGCCATCATCCATAAGATTCCACATGGACATAATATGGAGGAGGAGATTGATAATAAACTTAATAGTTCGGCAAATTATGAAGAATGTAAAGACATTGATGGTACTGCTTTTGAAACTGATTTGTCAAGTTCTTCCCTTAAGAAAAATAAAGCAAGGCTGCGCCACCAAATGAGAAGAGCCTCATCTCTCACTGAATCGTTGGATCGGTATTGCCAGTTGTATGAGACTAGCTTCAACCGGGAAGCTAAACATCAAAACACTGAAGGattgaaaatcaaaataaaagaagaaggtTCCCCTAATAGTGTCCCAAAGTACTTGGCAAGGATTTACTCCTTACCTGACCTTAACTCTTTTCTTGATCCAGAGGAATCTCCTGAAGCTTTGTCCTCCTCAAAAGGGCAAGCCAACAATGTCATGGATCAGAATGTTAGCACAAGTAGTTATGATGAACCAAAAGATCTTGGTGTTGCAGTAGGCATTGCAGGTCAATTGCACATGAATGATGATCATACAACCAAGAGCATTATTTCTAAATCTTCGGTTGAGACTGGTGCAGTAAATTTTGTTACAGATGATGAGTTGGGTTTAACATCAATATCAAATAGTGAAGCTGATACTCAGTTGTGTTCTCATATACATGATTATGGAAGCTTGACAGTAGAAG aaTCAGAGAACGAAGCAATACTTGCTGATGAACTAGTTAAGTTGGTAAAGGACAAGGAGCTTGACATGGCTACACCCCAAGTGTCTGGAACTGAAAAGGCTCAAGAAACACTTGACAAACAAATAATGGAAGAAATTTCCCATCTTAAAGTGAATTCAAAAGACAAAGCTGAGTTCAGTTATGTGAGAGATGTACTTGAACTGTCTGGGTTCAGTAGCAATGCATTCCTTGGAACTTGGCACTCTGATGATCAACCAGTTGATCCCTCAGTATATGAAGAAGTAGAGGGTTGCTTAGAGGTTGATCCTAACACTTGTGCAAATGAAGATTTTGAAAGTGATCACATGCTGTTATTTGATATAATAAATGAGGTTTTGATTGAGATATATGCAAGGTCATACAGTTACTGTCCATTTCCACTCTCTTGTGTTTCACTCATGAGTCCAATGCCAGCAGGGCCACATGTTCTGAGAGAAGTGTGGTCCCTTATAAGTTGgtacttgagcttcaaaccagAGGTTGGCCAATCACTAGATTATGTTGTGGGGCGTGATTTAGCTAAAAGTCATGGGTGGATGAACCTTCAATTTGACAGTGAGTGTGTTGGTCTTGAGCTAGAAGACTTAATTTTTGAAGATCTCCTAGAGGAAGCCATATTGGGGTTTGACATAGTTAGTCCATGA
- the LOC115698038 gene encoding uncharacterized protein LOC115698038, with the protein MAKEKGFIVLALFLIFSLIMPSSTIAKSRRPITDIEMRQKKNQCYEDIESGLWGWQCKSSMIAKENCVLKCLSPTCYQIIYQPDPLEEGEKDLIRGQEYKYCMHKLSLGESLEGIKSSFE; encoded by the exons ATGGCGAAGGAAAAGGGGTTCATTGTTTTGGCTTTATTCTTAATATTCTCGCTCATCATGCCATCTTCCACCATTGCCAAATCTCGTCGTCCCATAACT GATATTGAGATGAGGCAGAAGAAGAATCAATGCTACGAGGACATTGAGAg TGGATTATGGGGTTGGCAGTGCAAGTCTTCCATGATAGCAAAGGAAAATTGTGTTTTGAAATGCCTTTCTCCTACTTGTTATCAAATCATATACCAGCCTGATCCG CTCGAAGAAGGAGAAAAAGATCTTATTAGGGGACAAGAGTACAAGTACTGTATGCACAA ACTATCGTTGGGAGAGAGTCTTGAGGGTATTAAGAGTTCATTTGAGTAA
- the LOC115698287 gene encoding protein TRM32 isoform X3 gives MQYFGKKEMGKNLRQKGSIISLRSNENEGGHAWGLLHIIKYHHWRRVKKKLTQKNPSLVENHEEMPSSNPNKQEQDDGHMYKPSVEERSRDSSPKKNNSVKSRIKSFLAEEITHKKGRHHRSSSCPVRQLTRTDSIHHSQLPYLEPLIKTLELDHEQNIEIHSASNEQNPMAMNSDSSQECSVRVVEDEPQHDHFDESPKLLQGELENTTAFMLKQKSTNERKCSVDALASHPKECLDALDIISVNKELVMKILQDPGSPLAHHFSSQQALSAKQGLDKCKTFPSSGSLGYRGLEPSRLKHMKKASPASAKQQKNNGDTHAVVKHFKTLKQKIKHVIREGRKERHIISMDAIIHKIPHGHNMEEEIDNKLNSSANYEECKDIDGTAFETDLSSSSLKKNKARLRHQMRRASSLTESLDRYCQLYETSFNREAKHQNTEGLKIKIKEEGSPNSVPKYLARIYSLPDLNSFLDPEESPEALSSSKGQANNVMDQNVSTSSYDEPKDLGVAVGIAGQLHMNDDHTTKSIISKSSVETGAVNFVTDDELGLTSISNSEADTQLCSHIHDYGSLTVEENEAILADELVKLVKDKELDMATPQVSGTEKAQETLDKQIMEEISHLKVNSKDKAEFSYVRDVLELSGFSSNAFLGTWHSDDQPVDPSVYEEVEGCLEVDPNTCANEDFESDHMLLFDIINEVLIEIYARSYSYCPFPLSCVSLMSPMPAGPHVLREVWSLISWYLSFKPEVGQSLDYVVGRDLAKSHGWMNLQFDSECVGLELEDLIFEDLLEEAILGFDIVSP, from the exons ATGCAGTATTTTGGTAAAAAAGAAATGGGGAAGAACTTGAGACAAAAAGGTTCAATCATATCTTTAAGATCGAATGAGAATGAAGGAGGACATGCATGGGGTTTACTTCACATCATCAAATATCATCACTGGCGTCGTGTTAAGAAAAAGCTCACTCAAAAAAACCCATCTCTTGTTG AAAATCATGAAGAGATGCCAAGTTCTAATCCTAACAAGCAAGAACAAGATGATGGGCATATGTATAAGCCTAGT GTTGAAGAAAGAAGTAGAGATTCCTCTCCAAAAAAGAACAATTCTGTCAAATCCCGAATAAAGTCATTTCTTGCTGAAGAGATAACTCATAAAAAGGGCAGGCATCATAGGAGTTCATCCTGTCCTGTAAGACAATTGACAAGAACAGATTCCATCCATCATTCACAACTTCCTTATTTGGAACCTCTTATTAAAACATTAGAGTTAGATCATGAGCAAAACATCGAAATCCATTCCGCGTCCAATGAGCAAAATCCAATGGCAATGAATAGTGATTCTAGTCAAGAATGTAGTGTCAGGGTTGTTGAGGATGAACCACAACATGACCACTTTGATGAGAGTCCAAAACTTCTCCAAGGAGAGTTGGAGAATACCACAGCATTTATGTTGAAACAGAAGTCtacaaatgaaagaaaatgCAGTGTGGATGCTTTGGCTAGTCATCCCAAAGAGTGTTTAGATGCCTTGGATATAATCAGTGTAAACAAGGAGTTGGTGatgaaaattttgcaggatCCAGGGTCTCCTTTGGCTCACCATTTTAGCAGTCAACAAGCACTGAGTGCAAAACAAGGACTAGACAAGTGTAAGACATTCCCTTCATCTGGTTCATTAGGTTATAGAGGTTTAGAACCTAGCAGACTCAAACATATGAAGAAGGCTTCTCCAGCTTCTGCTAAGCAACAAAAGAACAATGGCGATACTCATGCTGTTGTTAAGCATTTCAAGACTCTTAAACAGAAGATTAAACATGTAATCAGagaaggaagaaaagagaggcaTATAATTAGTATGGACGCCATCATCCATAAGATTCCACATGGACATAATATGGAGGAGGAGATTGATAATAAACTTAATAGTTCGGCAAATTATGAAGAATGTAAAGACATTGATGGTACTGCTTTTGAAACTGATTTGTCAAGTTCTTCCCTTAAGAAAAATAAAGCAAGGCTGCGCCACCAAATGAGAAGAGCCTCATCTCTCACTGAATCGTTGGATCGGTATTGCCAGTTGTATGAGACTAGCTTCAACCGGGAAGCTAAACATCAAAACACTGAAGGattgaaaatcaaaataaaagaagaaggtTCCCCTAATAGTGTCCCAAAGTACTTGGCAAGGATTTACTCCTTACCTGACCTTAACTCTTTTCTTGATCCAGAGGAATCTCCTGAAGCTTTGTCCTCCTCAAAAGGGCAAGCCAACAATGTCATGGATCAGAATGTTAGCACAAGTAGTTATGATGAACCAAAAGATCTTGGTGTTGCAGTAGGCATTGCAGGTCAATTGCACATGAATGATGATCATACAACCAAGAGCATTATTTCTAAATCTTCGGTTGAGACTGGTGCAGTAAATTTTGTTACAGATGATGAGTTGGGTTTAACATCAATATCAAATAGTGAAGCTGATACTCAGTTGTGTTCTCATATACATGATTATGGAAGCTTGACAGTAGAAG AGAACGAAGCAATACTTGCTGATGAACTAGTTAAGTTGGTAAAGGACAAGGAGCTTGACATGGCTACACCCCAAGTGTCTGGAACTGAAAAGGCTCAAGAAACACTTGACAAACAAATAATGGAAGAAATTTCCCATCTTAAAGTGAATTCAAAAGACAAAGCTGAGTTCAGTTATGTGAGAGATGTACTTGAACTGTCTGGGTTCAGTAGCAATGCATTCCTTGGAACTTGGCACTCTGATGATCAACCAGTTGATCCCTCAGTATATGAAGAAGTAGAGGGTTGCTTAGAGGTTGATCCTAACACTTGTGCAAATGAAGATTTTGAAAGTGATCACATGCTGTTATTTGATATAATAAATGAGGTTTTGATTGAGATATATGCAAGGTCATACAGTTACTGTCCATTTCCACTCTCTTGTGTTTCACTCATGAGTCCAATGCCAGCAGGGCCACATGTTCTGAGAGAAGTGTGGTCCCTTATAAGTTGgtacttgagcttcaaaccagAGGTTGGCCAATCACTAGATTATGTTGTGGGGCGTGATTTAGCTAAAAGTCATGGGTGGATGAACCTTCAATTTGACAGTGAGTGTGTTGGTCTTGAGCTAGAAGACTTAATTTTTGAAGATCTCCTAGAGGAAGCCATATTGGGGTTTGACATAGTTAGTCCATGA